A window of Planctomycetota bacterium genomic DNA:
CGTTCCCCTCTGCACCGTGTGCCTCAAGCTCCTCCACGACCGCCGCCTGATCGAGTAGCGCCCCGGCGCCCGGGGGGTGGGAGAGCATGCCGCGCCTCATCGTCACCGGCCCCGACGGCCAGGAGCAGGTCTTCGAGTTCGAAGCCGGCGTCGTCCGCATCGGACGCGCCGAGGACAACTCCGTCGTCGTCGACGACCCCGCCGTTGAACCCGAGCACTGCGTCATCGAACCCCAGCCCGACGGACGCTACAAGCTGATCGACCTCGAAACCCAGGCGGGCACCGAGGTCAACGGCCGCAAGGTGAACGTCCACCTCCTGGAGGATCGGGACCGCATCTACGTGGGAGACGTCTCGATCCTCTTCGAGCACGGATCCGCCGCGGGCGAACCCTCCCGCCCCCCGCGCTTCCGCGTGGTCCGCCGCCGCGGGCGCCGGATCCTCCAGAAGCGCGTCCCCGCCGCGCCCCGGACGGCCGCACCCGAGCTTGCGCTCGACCAGCTCCGCGCCGTCCTGGCCGACCTCGCCGCCCGCGGAGGAACCGAGGCCCTCGACGCCGCCCGCGAGACGCTCGAGCAGCTCTACCAGGAACACGCCGGGGAGCCCCTCTACGAGGCTCTGCTCCTCGAGCGCGAGAACCTCTACCGGATGCTCGAGATCAACAAGCTCCTCAACTCGGAACACAACCTGAAGAAGCTTCTCGAGCTCATCATGGATTCCGTGATCGAGCTGACGGGGGCCGAGCGGGGCTTTCTCATCCTCCGGGAACAGGACAGCCTGGTCATCAAGGTCGCCCGCAACTTCGACCGCGAATCCATCCGCAAGCCCGAATTCAAGGTCAGCCACTCCGTCGCCGAGGAGGTCCTGCGCACCGGACGGCCGCTCCTGTCGGCTGACGCCCTCAGCGATCCGGGCCTGCCCGCCGCCGGCAGCGTCACCGAGCTTCAGCTCCGGTCGCTGCTGTGCGTGCCCCTGCGGATCCGCGACTCGGTCCTCGGGTGCGTTTACATCGATAACCGGTTCGAGACGGGCCTCTTCCGGGAAAGCGAGCTGCCGCTCCTGCAGGGCTTCGCCGACCAGGCCGCCATCGCCATCGAGAACGCCCGGCTCTTCGAGGAAAACCTGCGCCGCCAGGAGGAGCTGCGCCGCCAGGGCGAGGAAATCGCGCGCCTGAACGCCCTCCTCAAGGAAAAGGTCGAAAAGCAGTACGTCGAGCTCTCGAAGGTCAAGCAGGACCTCCTCTCCTCCCGGCGCGACGTGCCCCTCCGCCACGATTTCAGCACGATCGTGGGCCAGTCCCGCGCCCTCAAGGAAGTCTTCGCGCTCCTCGACAAAGTCATCGACACCGACGAGCCCGTCCTCATCCACGGCGAAAGCGGCACGGGCAAGGAGCTCGTCGCCCGGGCCATCCACTTCAATTCGCCGCGCGCCCGCGCGGGCCGGTTCGTCAGCGAAAACTGCTCGGCCATCCCCGACACCCTCCTCGAAAGCGAGCTGTTCGGCCACGAGAAAGGCGCCTTCACGGGAGCCGTCGCCTCCAAGCCGGGACTCTTCGAGCTGGCCCACCGGGGCACGCTTTTCCTCGACGAGATCGGCGACATGTCCCTGGACATGCAGAAAAAACTCCTGCGCGCGCTCCAGGAAGGCGAGATCCGCCGCGTGGGCGGAAAGGACGTCCTCAAGGTGGACGTCCGCCTCATCAGCGCCTCCAACAAGGATCTCGCCGACCTCATCCGCGCCGGCCGCTTCCGCGAAGATCTCTACTACCGCCTCAACGTCGTCAAGATCACGCTCCCCCCGCTGCGCGACCGGCGCGAGGACATCCCCCTGCTCGTCGAGCACTTCCTCGAGAAGATCGCCCGGGAAACCGGCCAGCCCCGCAAGCGCGTCGACGAGGTGGCCTTCTGGTACCTGCGCGCCTATTCCTGGCCGGGCAACGTCCGGGAACTCGAAAACGAGATCCGCCGCGCCGTCGCCCTGTCCGAAGACGTCATCACCGTGGACGCCCTCAAGGAGGAAATCCGTTCCCAGGAGCTTTTCCGGCCCGCCGCCCGCCTCCCTTCCCCCGGCCGCCTCAAGGACGCCGTCCGCGAGGCCGTCGAGGAAGTCGAACGCAAAGTCATCGCCCGAACGCTCCAGGAGTGCGGCTGGAAGAAGGCCGAGGCGGCCAGGCTCCTCGGAATCTCGCGCCCCACCCTCGACGCCAAGATCGAAGCCTACGGCCTGGGCCCCACGGGCGGCGTCTAATTCTTGAAGGGAAATCCGCCTTTCCTCCGTATTATCAGTGAACCTCCAATACCGGGGTGCCGACGATGGTCCGAACGCTCGCCCTGCTGGGACTCCTCCCCCTGGCCGCCGGCCAGGACGCCCGCCGCTGGGCCGAAGCCCTCGCGGCCTACCAGAAGTACTCCGCCAGCAAGGATCCCGTCGAACGGGCGCGCGCCGCCTCCGAACTCGGCAACGCCACCGCCGAAAAATACGACCGCGTCTGCTGGCAGCTCCTGACGAACCTCCTGCGCCAGGAATTCGCCCGCGAGGGACTCCAGGGCAAGACCGAGGAAAAAGTCGCCGGCGAAGTCGTGGAGGCGGCCATCCGCGCCCTCCAAAGAATTTCTCACAAGGACGTCGTGGCCGAAATGACCCGCGTGGCCCGCAGCCGGCAGGAGTCGCTCCGCCTGCGCCTGGCCGTCATCTGGGGCCTGGCCGAGCGCGGCGCCCTCAAGGACCTCACGGAGCTGGCCGACGACAAGGTCCCTCAGATCCAGGTGGCCGCCCTGGACGTCCTGGCCCAGCGCGCGGCCGACGAGTCCGTCCCCCTCTTCCTGCGCGTCCTGGGAGAAAACCGCACCTGGGAAGTGAAGCTCCTGGCCCTCCAGGGGCTGGAGAAGATCGCTCCCGAGAGCGCCGTCGAGCCCCTCCTCGAGGGACTGGGCCGCTGCCGGGCGGACGAGGGCCGCCTCAAGGACCAGTACGTCCGGACCCTCCGCAAGATCACCGGCCTCGAGATCGAAAACGACGATCCGAACGCCTGGAAGGCGGCGTGGGCCGCCAAGAAGGCCGGACAGGAGGCCCCCGCCGGCTCCACCGTCGCCGAAGCCACGGAATTCTACGGGCTCAAGACGCGGTCGACGCGCATCGTCTTCATCCTCGACCGCAGCGGCTCCATGCTCGCCCCCGGCAGCGAGCCCTCCCAGCGGGTTTTCAAGCTGCCGCCGGACGCGATGGGCGGCCCCAAGGAACCCCCGCAGGAAACCGCCGCGCGGGAGGAGGCCACGCGCCTCAAGAAGCGCGTGGACGCCGTCGCCGTGGCCACCCGATGGGACGCCCTGCGCAAGGAGTTCTTCAACACGATCTACGTCCTCAGCCCGCGCGTCCACTTCAACGTCGTCTGGTACGAGGGCCGGCCCGACCCGTGGCGCCAGGAACTCGTTCCGGCCACGTGGGTCAATAAACTGGAGTGCCTCCGGCACGCCGAAAAGCTCGTCCCTTCGGGCGGCACCAACATCTGGGACGCCCTGGAACTGGCCTTTCAGACGATCGAGAACCCCCAGCGCCCCGACCTCCTCCAGATCGACCGCCGGGTCAACTACGCCACCGTCATCTCCGGCCCGGACACGTTCTTTCTGATGACCGACGGCGCCCCGACCTTCGGCCGCATCCTCACGCCCGACGGGATCCTCTCCGAGCTGCGCAAGGTCAATCGCCTGCGCAAGGTGACGATCCACACGATCTGCGTGGGCGACGCCGTTCCGGGCGCCCCGCCGGGCGAGAATCCCGACCCCGCTTTCCTCAAACAGATCGCGGACGAAACGGGCGGCGACTTCGTCCACATCCGGAGATAGACCTCCCCGTCTCCCCGAGAGAGGCCGGAACGTGAGTCCGGCGGCGCTACCGCCGGTAGCGGGCGATCTCGCGGGCGCTCCACTCCGACTCGGCGACCACGACCGTCAGCCAGGGCAGCCCGGTCGCCTCCTCGATCGCCTTGCGCCAGGGGACGCCGCGGAGCACGGAGGCCGCCGCCACCGGCCGGGCCGCGCCCCGGTCGCCCAGCCACAGCCA
This region includes:
- a CDS encoding sigma 54-interacting transcriptional regulator, translated to MPRLIVTGPDGQEQVFEFEAGVVRIGRAEDNSVVVDDPAVEPEHCVIEPQPDGRYKLIDLETQAGTEVNGRKVNVHLLEDRDRIYVGDVSILFEHGSAAGEPSRPPRFRVVRRRGRRILQKRVPAAPRTAAPELALDQLRAVLADLAARGGTEALDAARETLEQLYQEHAGEPLYEALLLERENLYRMLEINKLLNSEHNLKKLLELIMDSVIELTGAERGFLILREQDSLVIKVARNFDRESIRKPEFKVSHSVAEEVLRTGRPLLSADALSDPGLPAAGSVTELQLRSLLCVPLRIRDSVLGCVYIDNRFETGLFRESELPLLQGFADQAAIAIENARLFEENLRRQEELRRQGEEIARLNALLKEKVEKQYVELSKVKQDLLSSRRDVPLRHDFSTIVGQSRALKEVFALLDKVIDTDEPVLIHGESGTGKELVARAIHFNSPRARAGRFVSENCSAIPDTLLESELFGHEKGAFTGAVASKPGLFELAHRGTLFLDEIGDMSLDMQKKLLRALQEGEIRRVGGKDVLKVDVRLISASNKDLADLIRAGRFREDLYYRLNVVKITLPPLRDRREDIPLLVEHFLEKIARETGQPRKRVDEVAFWYLRAYSWPGNVRELENEIRRAVALSEDVITVDALKEEIRSQELFRPAARLPSPGRLKDAVREAVEEVERKVIARTLQECGWKKAEAARLLGISRPTLDAKIEAYGLGPTGGV